A DNA window from Paenibacillus sp. HWE-109 contains the following coding sequences:
- a CDS encoding DUF4962 domain-containing protein, translated as MHVRIIKIIAFWLSLLLLGGLYPASFPQYASAEGTALQWPVFANGEHMPYRPEDSLVTSQSPPDFSWPPALGAESYQLQVSRTSDFAVVAHEASALMTNFYNFADAFAAGSWYWRVRYFQSGTASEWTTIRRFRIQENAVPFPVPTVDTMISKVPAAHPRIWTTPDTLLQFRSYALTSGKTFYDAKYTQAVSNLNASMPSEPTTQGKSYTDDVLNNLMTAAFVYLISGEERFGQSARAQLLNVANWDTNGTTSYVKVGQVHRAITYQSAMAYDWVYSLLSPSDKTKIQTMIVSRMTAMYDDLLVQHPITKNPYDAHGWTALGFMGIVSIALLRDIPNAEPWFKAIVPPYINLMPNWGGEDGGWSQGTGYWQWSNLTNKEFMDVLLSATGMNLYGKAFSRNEGMFPLYAFPHGSPKGIIGDGTHDAPGAPNVTTFQRLAQMFQDPRMQWGAQAVGSPSLDQLSKYFYGDNSVEARPPVDLPNSKWFKDIGLVAMHSDLLNPERISMYFKSSPYGSYIHSQADQNSFVINAYGESLAAKTGYYDDFNSAHRTNYTAQTLSSNAITIDGKKGQPINNIDADGNILGFVTHPDFDATSGDATAAYQGSLTKAVRHMIYVKPSMFVVVDQLKSANPAGSEFEWRLHAEDQLILDADQAGATILKGKAGLKTRIQYPANMRATLEDKFISMDGQEVLPKGDYANIPSQKHAAFITPKSNNSTIVATMGVYESGTAAPNVVSENHGNYMKMSFEDGSTVYVRLTESGEVDAGAIRFDGAAASVRGDSVMLVSGTKLVKDGVTLLSSDKPATIAFGKQELSISGAEETNVTIHANGIARVRDEQGTDIPNTGSASESLGLRGVFWQASPTALTLRVEKGSQSFKLNNAPSSEPLGNVTLQTNVNGSNQSVVLHAQSDLEGNSVAWGNLVNSEGLYEVVEAPNGFLFEHSGSQKTLYLEQDASIILHGAADHPLTLRKLGSNIPVNTQVRDDYDNVRNLLSVQQEAERFDSSRGGTFTRYATREFLSNKIGVGNWITKGQWLSYSLDVPKRGNYDLVLKYVSGPAVGTARYLQIGINIPAYFQVPPTLDYGQDQANWRSLRVKTGTMLEPGPVRLTMWNSNGLMNLDWIGLMEVKDDEVPPTVPANLRLVTTTDTTATIGWDASSDNAGIKEYRVYVNDVFQATVTGNVTEAIVPGLTAGNGYRIKLRAIDTSDNPSFDSLPLDIVTADSAAPDWSGDAALRTTLIFPETARLSWSEATDNSGQPVTYNLYLINGSAVDKIATVSGTTYDVQGLQPSSMYRFKVEAADLRGNQSMYGPSVLVKTLAPGLSGGFYESFTNMPVGPLASGNGWIVDTNHGTSVSVTSSAYTSDKAVSLKDTYYDLADEYRRAPVLARNIPAMSGRVVFETKYKFNPVSNPYGNYEIELHKSGAIAARLSGFSGGGFGYWVLNNGTLKTMSIPSNTGGFKIPVGDWIKLKVVVDTSTKTYDFEFATASLKNYPGNVDSPGTLDKTNGIYRISGVPFYNGNTTINAIDSFNFSPTRYTGDYTLDDLAFYKETVLPEAALTAPDRAGIAELVPIDFSLRNVTNIASEKVAFHYNTQLFDFVSLNSTQTGITVTNTVYDQANGTVTVNVSNSGYGSGTVSGDQKLLQLMLRAKSATGIGSVEVTSAQITNSTGTVTDINGLPGKTIRVHTVTGIQQ; from the coding sequence ATGCACGTAAGAATAATAAAAATCATAGCTTTCTGGCTTTCCTTGCTGTTGCTAGGGGGACTATATCCTGCTTCATTTCCACAGTACGCCAGTGCTGAAGGTACGGCGCTGCAGTGGCCGGTATTCGCCAATGGCGAGCATATGCCCTATCGGCCGGAGGACTCGCTCGTCACCTCGCAAAGTCCGCCCGATTTCAGCTGGCCGCCCGCACTAGGTGCAGAATCGTACCAGCTTCAAGTATCGCGAACGTCGGATTTTGCGGTAGTTGCACACGAAGCGAGCGCTTTGATGACCAATTTCTACAACTTTGCGGATGCGTTCGCAGCGGGTTCTTGGTATTGGAGGGTACGCTACTTCCAAAGCGGTACGGCTTCGGAATGGACGACAATTCGGCGGTTTCGAATCCAGGAGAATGCTGTACCTTTTCCTGTACCCACTGTAGATACAATGATCAGCAAGGTGCCAGCAGCCCATCCACGCATATGGACGACACCCGATACGCTTCTGCAGTTCCGCAGCTACGCGTTGACGAGCGGTAAAACGTTCTATGATGCCAAGTATACGCAAGCTGTCAGCAATTTGAACGCATCAATGCCTTCGGAGCCAACCACTCAGGGGAAATCATATACCGATGACGTTTTGAACAATTTAATGACTGCTGCTTTTGTTTACCTGATTTCAGGTGAGGAACGATTCGGACAAAGTGCAAGGGCACAGCTGCTCAACGTGGCTAATTGGGATACGAATGGCACAACGAGTTACGTGAAAGTTGGCCAGGTGCACCGAGCAATCACTTATCAATCAGCAATGGCCTATGACTGGGTGTATAGTTTGCTCAGTCCAAGCGATAAAACAAAGATTCAGACGATGATTGTATCCCGTATGACTGCCATGTATGATGATCTTCTCGTCCAACATCCCATTACGAAGAATCCTTACGATGCACATGGCTGGACCGCCTTAGGGTTCATGGGAATTGTCTCTATTGCTCTCCTGCGTGATATCCCAAATGCGGAGCCGTGGTTTAAAGCAATCGTTCCGCCTTACATCAATTTGATGCCCAACTGGGGCGGTGAAGATGGAGGCTGGTCGCAAGGAACCGGGTATTGGCAATGGTCAAATTTGACAAATAAAGAATTTATGGACGTTCTGCTAAGCGCTACAGGTATGAATCTATATGGGAAAGCGTTTTCACGCAATGAAGGAATGTTCCCCTTGTATGCGTTTCCGCATGGATCTCCCAAAGGGATCATCGGTGATGGGACACATGACGCTCCCGGAGCGCCAAACGTTACCACTTTTCAAAGACTGGCTCAAATGTTTCAAGACCCACGGATGCAATGGGGCGCGCAGGCGGTAGGTTCGCCTTCGTTAGATCAATTGAGCAAGTATTTCTACGGTGACAACAGCGTAGAAGCTCGCCCTCCGGTCGATTTGCCAAACTCCAAATGGTTTAAAGACATTGGCCTGGTCGCCATGCATTCCGATCTTCTGAACCCGGAACGCATTTCGATGTATTTCAAATCAAGTCCCTATGGCAGCTATATCCATAGCCAAGCGGATCAGAACAGCTTTGTCATCAATGCGTACGGCGAATCGCTTGCGGCGAAGACCGGCTATTACGATGACTTTAACAGCGCCCATCGTACGAATTATACGGCTCAGACATTATCAAGCAATGCGATCACGATCGACGGGAAAAAGGGGCAGCCCATCAACAATATCGATGCAGATGGAAACATTCTCGGTTTTGTAACGCATCCTGATTTCGATGCGACCAGCGGCGATGCCACAGCAGCCTATCAGGGAAGTCTGACGAAGGCCGTTCGGCATATGATTTACGTGAAGCCGTCCATGTTCGTTGTGGTAGATCAACTGAAATCTGCGAATCCAGCCGGTTCTGAATTCGAGTGGAGACTGCATGCCGAGGACCAGCTAATACTAGATGCGGATCAGGCTGGTGCGACCATTCTCAAAGGAAAGGCGGGACTCAAGACGCGAATCCAGTATCCTGCGAACATGCGAGCGACGCTGGAAGATAAATTCATAAGTATGGATGGGCAAGAGGTACTGCCGAAAGGCGATTATGCCAATATACCGAGCCAGAAACATGCTGCATTCATTACGCCCAAGTCTAACAATTCGACGATCGTTGCAACCATGGGGGTCTACGAGTCAGGAACAGCAGCACCGAATGTCGTTTCTGAAAACCATGGGAATTATATGAAGATGAGCTTTGAAGATGGGAGTACGGTATACGTCAGGCTGACGGAAAGCGGAGAAGTTGATGCCGGAGCGATTCGTTTCGACGGCGCAGCAGCTTCAGTTCGTGGAGATTCTGTCATGCTCGTATCGGGGACGAAGCTTGTGAAAGATGGCGTCACACTGCTGTCCAGCGATAAGCCGGCAACCATCGCATTCGGCAAGCAGGAATTGTCTATTTCAGGAGCGGAAGAAACGAACGTGACGATCCATGCGAATGGTATTGCTCGAGTGAGAGATGAGCAAGGGACGGATATTCCGAATACGGGAAGTGCGAGCGAATCTTTGGGACTCCGAGGAGTGTTTTGGCAAGCTTCGCCCACGGCGCTTACGTTGCGTGTCGAGAAGGGCTCTCAGTCGTTTAAATTGAATAACGCCCCGAGCTCGGAACCACTAGGCAACGTTACGCTCCAAACTAACGTTAACGGCTCGAATCAATCCGTCGTGCTGCATGCGCAGAGCGATCTGGAAGGTAATAGCGTAGCTTGGGGCAATTTGGTTAACTCAGAAGGACTTTATGAGGTCGTTGAGGCACCGAATGGCTTTCTGTTCGAACATAGCGGAAGTCAGAAAACTCTCTATTTGGAACAGGACGCGTCTATTATTTTACATGGTGCTGCAGATCATCCGCTAACGCTTCGCAAACTGGGGTCAAATATTCCAGTCAACACGCAGGTTCGAGATGATTATGACAATGTGAGAAATTTGCTTAGCGTCCAGCAGGAAGCAGAAAGGTTTGATTCTTCAAGAGGAGGGACGTTCACCCGGTATGCGACGCGTGAATTCTTGTCTAATAAAATTGGAGTCGGCAACTGGATCACGAAAGGGCAATGGCTTAGCTATTCACTTGACGTTCCGAAACGAGGCAACTATGACCTGGTTCTAAAGTATGTGTCTGGACCAGCCGTTGGAACGGCAAGGTACTTGCAAATCGGAATCAACATTCCCGCCTATTTCCAAGTTCCTCCTACACTTGATTACGGGCAAGATCAAGCAAATTGGAGATCGCTGCGAGTCAAAACGGGTACAATGCTAGAGCCCGGACCCGTTAGATTGACCATGTGGAACTCGAACGGTCTGATGAATTTGGATTGGATCGGCCTTATGGAAGTGAAGGATGACGAAGTTCCTCCGACGGTCCCCGCCAACCTTCGTCTGGTAACGACCACGGATACGACTGCAACGATTGGTTGGGATGCCTCCAGCGATAATGCAGGCATTAAGGAATACCGAGTTTATGTGAACGATGTATTTCAAGCGACCGTTACAGGGAACGTGACCGAGGCGATCGTTCCTGGACTCACTGCTGGAAACGGCTACCGGATTAAGTTGAGAGCAATCGATACGAGCGATAACCCGTCGTTTGACAGCTTACCGCTTGATATCGTGACCGCGGATTCCGCTGCACCCGACTGGAGTGGTGATGCTGCCTTGCGTACGACGCTTATTTTCCCTGAGACGGCAAGACTGTCTTGGAGTGAGGCGACTGATAACTCCGGTCAACCGGTTACTTACAACCTTTATCTTATCAACGGATCCGCCGTAGACAAGATTGCGACTGTCAGCGGGACAACATATGATGTGCAAGGATTGCAGCCTAGCAGTATGTATCGCTTCAAGGTGGAGGCTGCCGACTTGCGAGGTAATCAATCCATGTACGGACCATCCGTCCTGGTGAAGACTCTGGCTCCAGGCTTAAGTGGAGGGTTTTATGAATCGTTTACGAATATGCCTGTGGGACCGCTTGCTTCCGGAAACGGCTGGATTGTCGATACGAATCATGGAACGTCAGTGAGCGTAACATCGTCGGCTTACACATCCGATAAGGCGGTCAGTCTTAAGGATACGTATTACGATCTAGCGGATGAATACCGAAGAGCTCCCGTTTTGGCAAGGAACATTCCGGCTATGAGCGGAAGAGTTGTCTTCGAAACAAAATACAAGTTCAACCCGGTCAGCAATCCATATGGCAATTATGAAATTGAGCTTCACAAGAGCGGAGCGATCGCCGCTCGTCTGTCAGGTTTTTCGGGAGGAGGCTTTGGTTATTGGGTGCTGAATAATGGCACTTTGAAAACGATGTCGATTCCGTCCAATACAGGAGGTTTCAAAATTCCTGTCGGCGATTGGATCAAATTAAAGGTCGTTGTTGACACGAGTACGAAAACCTATGATTTTGAGTTCGCCACAGCTAGTCTGAAGAACTACCCCGGTAATGTAGATTCTCCTGGCACATTAGACAAGACAAACGGTATTTATCGAATTTCCGGTGTGCCCTTCTATAACGGGAACACGACGATTAATGCCATAGATTCTTTCAATTTTAGCCCGACCCGGTACACGGGGGATTATACATTGGATGATCTGGCATTCTACAAGGAAACCGTCCTGCCTGAGGCTGCGCTTACAGCGCCTGACCGTGCAGGAATAGCTGAGTTAGTTCCCATTGATTTTAGTTTGCGTAATGTAACAAATATTGCCTCTGAGAAAGTTGCTTTTCACTACAATACTCAATTATTTGACTTTGTCAGCTTGAACAGCACTCAAACCGGTATTACGGTTACGAATACGGTGTATGATCAAGCTAACGGAACGGTTACCGTCAATGTCAGCAACAGTGGTTATGGAAGCGGAACGGTCAGCGGTGATCAAAAACTGCTCCAATTGATGCTTCGTGCCAAATCGGCAACTGGCATCGGCAGCGTTGAGGTCACCTCGGCACAAATAACCAATTCGACCGGTACGGTGACAGATATCAACGGTTTGCCGGGTAAAACGAT